The following coding sequences lie in one Actinomycetota bacterium genomic window:
- a CDS encoding TrkA family potassium uptake protein: MYIIIGGGGKVGAALAKTLSLKGHTVVMVEKSGEKCERIAEESPNVLVIKGDACDIRYLEEAGVDRADVLAAVTGDDDDNLVMCQLAKETFNVPRVVARVNDPRNENIFLTLGIEAISSTTVIAKLIEEEATIGDIITLQALKKGRLALVELDLSQDSPVAGKKVSELGFPKDCVLVSIVRGDEIVIPRGSTVLQSGDGVIALTSVEKEENFRNILLGKDQPSRR, from the coding sequence ATGTACATAATCATCGGTGGTGGGGGCAAAGTCGGAGCGGCATTGGCGAAGACTTTATCTTTAAAGGGTCACACGGTGGTGATGGTTGAGAAAAGTGGGGAGAAATGCGAAAGGATTGCCGAGGAATCTCCCAATGTTTTGGTGATAAAGGGAGATGCCTGCGATATCAGATATCTTGAAGAGGCGGGAGTGGACAGGGCGGATGTCCTAGCCGCCGTCACTGGGGATGACGATGATAACCTGGTTATGTGTCAGCTCGCCAAGGAGACTTTCAATGTTCCCAGGGTTGTAGCTCGAGTCAACGATCCCAGGAATGAAAATATCTTTCTTACCTTGGGGATAGAGGCCATATCGAGCACCACGGTCATCGCCAAGCTCATCGAGGAGGAAGCCACCATTGGGGATATCATCACCCTGCAAGCGCTCAAGAAAGGAAGACTCGCGCTGGTGGAACTGGATCTTTCCCAAGATAGCCCCGTAGCCGGCAAGAAGGTCTCTGAACTCGGATTTCCTAAGGATTGTGTTCTGGTCTCCATCGTGAGAGGCGATGAGATAGTCATTCCCAGGGGTAGCACTGTGCTGCAAAGCGGCGATGGTGTTATTGCCCTGACATCAGTGGAGAAAGAGGAAAATTTCAGAAATATCCTGCTCGGAAAGGACCAGCCAAGTAGACGTTGA
- a CDS encoding TrkA family potassium uptake protein, which produces MYVIVVGCGRVGAQLATMLADEGHDVVVIDRRPDSFKRLGSGFNGLTLVGNGFDQEALKRAGIDKADAFAAVTDLDNANIMAGQVAKYVFKVPRVVSRVYYPDREHTYHRLGLETVCGTTMVARFIHDKIVGRYFVPHFSLGEDGAEIVEFPASKTIIGRKASEVELLGEFRLVSILRDKRVLIPTPDTKIEEEDTIIGVVKSAAVEKIRESYDLKFD; this is translated from the coding sequence ATGTATGTGATAGTGGTGGGTTGCGGGCGCGTGGGAGCACAGCTGGCAACGATGTTGGCCGATGAGGGCCACGACGTCGTGGTGATCGATAGAAGGCCCGATTCCTTTAAACGTTTGGGTTCCGGATTTAATGGTCTTACCTTGGTTGGAAATGGTTTTGATCAGGAGGCTTTGAAGAGGGCGGGCATAGACAAAGCCGATGCCTTTGCTGCAGTCACGGATCTGGACAATGCCAATATTATGGCGGGTCAGGTAGCAAAATATGTGTTTAAAGTTCCTCGGGTGGTATCCAGGGTTTATTATCCCGATAGGGAGCACACTTATCATAGACTCGGTCTGGAAACTGTTTGTGGCACCACCATGGTGGCTCGATTCATCCACGATAAAATCGTTGGGCGATACTTCGTTCCACATTTCAGTCTGGGAGAAGATGGAGCGGAGATCGTGGAATTTCCCGCTTCTAAAACGATCATCGGACGAAAAGCCTCCGAAGTTGAACTGTTGGGAGAGTTTCGCCTCGTTTCCATCTTGAGGGATAAACGGGTTCTAATCCCCACCCCAGATACCAAAATTGAGGAGGAGGATACCATTATAGGCGTGGTCAAATCCGCTGCCGTTGAGAAGATCAGGGAATCTTACGATCTTAAGTTCGATTGA
- a CDS encoding ABC transporter permease, whose amino-acid sequence MKELKGIYTIWLRDVKRFWRDKPRIIGAIAQPALFLFILGTGLGRGLVKAFAHGGFIPGVEDYVVFIYPGIIGMTLLFTSVFSALSIVWDREFGFLKEVLVAPISRSAVALGKALGGATVALLQGTLMLVFAPLIGVSLTFAMVIKLLILMFLVSLSLTSMGIVIAARMRSMEGFHMIVNFLTLPMFFLSGAMFPVRGLPLWMDYLVRINPLTYGIDILRYTVIGFREHSISGDLSVVMGFGLTMICLGVFEFNRQE is encoded by the coding sequence ATGAAGGAACTGAAGGGCATTTATACGATTTGGTTGAGAGATGTTAAGAGATTTTGGCGCGACAAACCGCGAATAATAGGCGCCATCGCTCAGCCCGCTCTATTTTTATTCATTTTGGGGACGGGTTTGGGCAGAGGTCTCGTTAAAGCTTTTGCCCATGGTGGTTTCATCCCCGGGGTTGAGGACTACGTGGTCTTCATATACCCGGGCATCATTGGGATGACCCTCCTTTTTACCTCAGTTTTTTCCGCATTATCCATCGTCTGGGACAGAGAATTCGGTTTCCTAAAGGAGGTTTTGGTTGCTCCAATATCTCGCTCGGCGGTGGCTTTGGGGAAAGCCCTGGGTGGGGCCACGGTGGCGCTTCTTCAAGGAACGCTCATGCTCGTCTTCGCACCCCTCATCGGAGTGAGCCTTACATTTGCAATGGTTATTAAACTTTTGATCCTCATGTTCTTGGTTTCTCTCTCCTTGACTTCCATGGGAATAGTCATCGCTGCTCGGATGAGGAGCATGGAGGGTTTCCACATGATCGTGAATTTTTTGACCCTTCCCATGTTTTTCCTATCTGGAGCCATGTTTCCGGTAAGGGGCTTACCGTTGTGGATGGATTATCTCGTGAGAATTAATCCTCTAACCTACGGTATTGATATCCTCCGGTATACGGTGATTGGATTCAGGGAACACTCGATTTCCGGGGATCTCTCGGTGGTCATGGGCTTCGGTTTGACCATGATTTGCTTGGGGGTCTTCGAATTCAACCGGCAAGAGTAA